CAGGCCAGAGGCTGGAGGCATGCATGAATGAGCTACGCGAGGTGACGATCGGAATCCTGCTCTTCGACGACGTCGAAGAACTCGATTTCGTCGGCCCGTTCGAAGTCTTCGGCGCTCTTCAGAAGGCGACGGGTCGGGGAAAGGTCGTGACGATCGCAGAGGAGGCGGGTCCGATCCGTTGCTTCAACGGTCTTCGCGTGTTGCCGGACCACACCTTCGCGGATGCCCCGAATCTCGATGTCGTGCTCGTGCCGGGTGGCCAGGGCACCCGCCGGGAGGTCTCGAATGACGCCCTGATCGGGTGGATTCGAAACGTCGGCGCGGATTGCGAATGGGTCACGAGTGTCTGCACCGGCGCGTTGCTCCTGCACGAAGCCGGTTTCGCGCGGGGCAAG
The nucleotide sequence above comes from bacterium. Encoded proteins:
- a CDS encoding DJ-1/PfpI family protein produces the protein MNELREVTIGILLFDDVEELDFVGPFEVFGALQKATGRGKVVTIAEEAGPIRCFNGLRVLPDHTFADAPNLDVVLVPGGQGTRREVSNDALIGWIRNVGADCEWVTSVCTGALLLHEAGFARGKRVTTFFGFIDDLRARGDVEVLDGPRFVRDGNLVTSAGVSAGIDMALWLVGQLHSPDVARQVQRGIQYEPAPPYTAEV